The nucleotide window CATGTCCGGGTTCGTCGTCACCCGACCCCGCGGGTACGCCCTCTGGGAGCGGCTCCAGGCGCACTTAGACGGGATGTTCAAGCAGACCGGGGTCCAGAACGCCTACTTCCCGATGTTCATCCCGGAGAGCTACCTCGAACGCGAGAAGGACATCGTGGAGGGGTTCGACCCCGAGGTGGCCTGGGTCGACGAGGCCGGCACGGAGGAGCTGGAAGAACGGCTCGCCGTCCGACCGACCAGCGAGTCGATCATCAACCCGTACCTCTCGCAGTGGGTGCGGAGTCACCGCGACCTGCCGATGCGGGTCAACCAGTGGTGTTCCGTCGTGCGCTGGGAGGCGACGGAGACGAAGCCGTTCTTCCGGACGAAGGAGTTCCTCTGGCAGGAGGGCCACACCGCCCACGCGACGGAGGCAGACGCTTGGGACGAGACGACGACCCGGCAGGACCAGTACGAGTCGCTGTACGAGGACGTGTTGGCGATGCCGGTGCTCCGGGGCCAGAAGCCGGACCACGACAAGTTCCCCGGCGCCGACACGACGACGACCGTCGAGGCGCTGATGCCCGACGGGAAGAGCGTCCAGGGCGGCACCTCGCACTACCTCGGTACCTCTTTCGCGGAGGCGTTCGACATCACCTACGCCGACGAGGACGAGGCGGAGAAGACGGCCCACACCACCTCCTGGGGGCTGTCCTGGCGCGCGCTCGGGGCGTTGGTCATGACCCACGCCGACGATCAGGGGCTCGTGCTCCCGCCGACGATCGCGCCCGAACAGGTCGTGATCGTCCCCATCTGGCAGGCAGACACCAAAGACGAGGTGTTGTCGTACGCCGAGGGGCTCGCGGACGACCTCGACGAGGCGGGCGTCCGGGTGGAGTTGGACGACCGCGACACGCGTAATCCCGGGTTCAAGTACAACGAGTGGGAGCTGAAAGGGGTCCCGCTGCGGCTGGAGGTCGGCCCCAACGAGGTGGCCGACGACGAGGTGACGGCCGTCCACCGACCGGACGGGGAGACGGTGACGCTGGACCGCGACGGCGTCCACGACGAGGTGGAGAGCCAACTCGACGAGGTGTACGCGAAGCTGTACGCGGACGCCGAAGAGACGCTGGACGACGGCGTCCGGGAAGCGGAGAGCCGTGACGAGATCCTGGGCACGATCGGTCGCCACGGCGGCTACGTCCGTGCCCCGTGGTGCGGCGAGGAGGCGTGTGAGGCGGAGATCAAAGACCAGATCGCCGCCGAGATCGTGATGGTGCCGTTCCCCGAAGACGACGACCGGCACGGCGGCTCCGAGGACGACTGTGCCGTCTGTGGGGAAGAGGCGGTCCGGACGGCCTACTACGCCAAGACGTACTGAGCTACGGTGACTCCGTGCGGTACCGGGTGGTCGCCCGGCCGTCGAACCGCGGACCGGCGCCGATCCGGTCGAACCCCGCGTCCTCGACGGCCCGACGGGCCGTGTCGTCACCGTCGACCACGAGCAGTTCCACGGCCATCCCCTCGCCGGCGGCGAACCGCATCGGCTCGCCGAGCAGCTGCTGGCAGGCGGCCTCCGTCCCGCCGAGTTGTGTGACGTGGACCGTCCCGTCGGTGGCGTCGAAGCTGACGAAGCCGACGAGCGGCGTCTCGTCGTCGCTCGTGTCGGCGTTCGGGTCGCTCACGGTGTCGTCCGCCACAGCCACCCGGACGGTCCGGTCGTGGATCGTTCGGCGCATCGCGTCCGCCGGGGCGTCTGCAATCTCCGCGATGGCGGGGGCGTCCGTCTCGACGGCGTCGCGGACCTCCATACACACTGCTACGACGGTCTCGAACCTAAACCTACGGGCCGCAGAGACCGTCGGACTTAGGCGGTGGCCGCCGTATGTCGACCGTGAGCGTCAGAGAGGAGTTCGACGCCTGGGCGGCCGACGGCCGCGACCGGGGAATGGAGGAGAGACACTGGCACACCGCCAGAGACGTGCTCGCTGCGATGCCCGTCGAGGACGGCGACCGGGTGCTCGACCTGGGCACCGGCAGCGGCTACGCGCTGCGTGCCCTCGCGGACACACACGAGCTGAGCCACGGGGTGGGACTCGACGGTGCCCCGGAGATGGCCGGCAACGCCCGCTCGTACAACCAGAGCGAGGGCGCCGAGACGCTGTCCGTCACCGTCGGCGAGTTCGGCAGCCTCCCGCTGGCCGACGACAGCGTCGACCACGTCTTCTCGATGGAGGCGTTCTACTACAGTTCCGACCCCGTCAAGACGCTACGGGAACTCCGGCGCGTGCTCGTCCCTGGGGGGACGGTCCACATCGCGGTCAACTACTACGAGGAGAACGTCCACAGCCACGACTGGCAGGAGAACATCGACGTGGAGATGACTCGCTGGAGCGGGCCGGAGTACCGCGAGGCGTTCCGCGAGGCCGGACTCCACGTCGCCAGCCAACGCAACGTCCCGGACCGGGAGACGGAGATTCCGGCGACGGAGGCGTTCCCCACGGACAACTGGGACACCCGCGAGGCGATGGTGGAACGCTACCGGGAGTTCGGCACGCTCGTGACGGTCGGCGTCGCGCCGTAGTTCGGTTACAGTGTCGCGCCGCAGTCGAGCTACAGCGTCCCTTTCGTGCTCGGCGCGTTCGACCGGCGTGGGTCGCGCCGCGTCGCGTCGTCCAGCGTCCGGGCGAGCGCTTTGAACAACGCTTCGACCTCGTGGTGGGCGTTCTCCCCTCGTTCGATCTCCGCGTGGAGCGTCACCCGGGCGTTCGTCGCCAACGACCGCGCGAAGTGTCGCGCCATGTCACTCGTGAGTTCGCCGACGGTCGGCTGTGAGAACTCACCACGGAACTCGACGTGTGGGCGGCCGGAGAGATCCACCACGACGGACGCGACCGCCTCGTCTAAGGGCACCCGGCGGTCCGCGAACCGCCGGACACCGACGCGGTCGTCGAGCGCCTCGTCGAAGGCGTCGCCCAGCGTGATCGCCACGTCCTCGACCGTGTGGTGGTCGTCGATCTCCAGGTCCCCGTCACACTCGACGCGGAGGTCGAACAGTCCGTGTCTGGCGAACGAGTCCAGCATGTGGTCGAAGAAGCCGATACCGGTGGACACGTCCGCGTCGCCGTCGCCGTCGACGGTGAGATCGACTTCGATCTCCGTCTCGGCGGTCTCGCGAAGGACGCTCGCGGTGCGGGGGGCGGGGGTGTCGTCGTCGGTCACGCTCGGGACTCCGGGCGGGGGCTACCTGACGGTTGTGCTCGGCCGGGCGAGGCAGTCCCGGACGGTCGTCGGTGTACAGTTCACTCCAACGCCGCACGCGCCTCGCTCAGCGTGAACTGCTCTTCGTACAGCGCAGTGCCGACGACGACCGCCGCGGCACCGGCGTCACGCAGCGCGACTACGTCGTCGACGCTCGCCACGCCGCCGGAGGCGATCACCGGGATCTCGACCGCCTCCGTCACGGCCCGAACCGCGTCCGTGTTCACGCCCGCGAGCTGCCCCTCTACGTCCACGTCGGTGAACAGGATCGCGCCGGCACCACGGTCCTCGTAGCGGGCGGCCGCCTCGGCGGGGTCGAGCCCGGTCGTCTCCGTCCACCCCGACACGACCACCTCGTCGTCTCTCGCGTCGAGACTCACCGTCACCGTGCCCGCCCGGCGGTCGTCGATCTCGCCGACGATCTCCGGGGTCTCGACGGCCGCGGTGCCGAGGATCACTCGGTCGACGCCGGCGTCGACCAACGCCACCGCCTCGTCTGCGGTCCTGATTCCGCCGCCGACCTGGAGGCTCACGTCGTCGCCGACGGCGTCGACGATCCTGTCGAGCGCGGTGTCGTTGACCCGTTCGCCGGTGAACGCGCCGTCTAAGTCGACGAGGTGGAGCGTCTCCGCGCCGGCGTCGATCCACCGGCGGGCCGTCTCGGCCGGGTCGCCGTAGGCCGTCCCCGTCTCCGGGTCACCGCCGACGAGCTGCACCGTCTCGCCGTCCTTCACGTCGACCGCCGGGATCACCTCGAACTCCGGGAAGTGCACACTCCGACGGGGACGCGCCGAGACGAAAAGTCACCCGGCTCGCTCGTGTGTATCCGCCAACTCCGCCAGATCCGCCGCGACGATCAGTTCGTCGTACTCCTCGCCGCCGAGAGTGGTCGTCTGGCGTCCCACCTCCTCGAACGTCCGGGCGTCGTAGAACACTCGCCCCAGTTCGTTGTCCGCGAGCACGACCGCCGAGACGCGCTCGTAGCCCGCCTCGTGGAACTCTGTCGCCACGCGTTCCAACATCGCCGTTCCGACACCCTCGCCCCAGTAGTCCGGGAGGACGTACACTCGACTCACGACGACGTTGCCGACGGACTCCCGGTAGTCGGCCTGGAGGTAGCCGACGACCTCGTCGGCCGTCTCGTCGTCCGCCTCCGCGACGACGAACGATCCCGTCTCGCGGTCGATGGCCGCGCGGAGCGACGCCGGCGCGTACCACTCGTCGACCGTCGCGTCGATGGCGCCGGCCGACAACACGTCGCCGTAGGCCGCGTGCCACGTCTCTCTGGCGACGGCCGCGATCCGCTCGGCGTCCCCGCGCCGTGCCGGTCGGATCTCCATACCGAGCGCTCGAACGCCCCCGACAAAGCTCCTCGGGTTCTGTGAGGTGTGTGAATACGGCCAGTAGCCGAGCGGTGACTACTCACAGTGTACTCACAGCACTGCCCGGACGACTGCCGTTCGCACCCGCTCGTCGTCTGCCAGTGCACGCGCCTTCTCGTCTCGTTCGTCCGGGCCGTCGGCGTCTCTGTCGATGCCGGCCGCGTGCTCCAGACTCTCTCGGAAGGCGAGCACAGTGAGTCGTGACACGCTCGTTCCGTCCGCGACGAGACTGTACTCCCGCGCGAGCAGGTGTTCCGACCGCATCGTCTCGCCGTCCGTAACGAGCCGTGCGTCTGGCCCGACTGTGGCGTCACCCAACCGAGTGTTCAGCGTCTCGACCAACGTCGAGAGGTCGTCACCGTCGAGATCGAGCAGGAACGTTCCGTCGACACCCATCCGACAGAGATCGCCGACGAGCGACGGAAACACCCGTTCGACGTTCGGCCGTCCACCCTCCGACTTCATCAACAGATCACACCGCCCTCACGCCTCGAACTTCGACAGTTCGTTCGACTCGTGCCGGTAGAGTGGATCGATCGGCTTGCTCTCGATATCGACGACACGTACCTCCCGACCCGTCGGAGCGAACACCGCCGCCAGAAACGTCGTGTCGCGTTCCCCTTCCGCGACGATCACCTGCCGTTCCCGCGTCGCCACGCCGCTCACATCCCACGTAGGTCTGTCTGCATCTCCTTCGACAACGACTCCGCCTCGTCGTAGTCGTACGACTCCGGCAGGGTTCGGTCCATCTGGACCAGCCGGAACTCCTCGCGCAAGAACGCCTTCTGTGACGGCTCCACGAAGTCGAAGAAGGACCGAATCGCGTCGATGTCGTGTGTCGTGAGAAACACCTGCACGTCGCGGTCCCGCACCACGTCGACGAACCAGTGGACGAACTCGTGGATGTACCGCGGGTGCATGTTCGTCTCCGGCTCTTCGAGTAACAGTAGCTCCGGGGTGTCCGCCCAGAGTTCCCACAACAGCCCTACGAGCGTCTTGAACCCCTCTCCGGTGAACTCGTAGGGGACTTGGTACTTCTCGCCGTCCTCCTCGTACACCATCTGGTCCAGCGAGAGCGTGTCGAGGTTGTCGACGAGTCCGTTGTCGATCAGGTACTCCTCGATGTCCGACAGTCGTACTGCCGCGCCGTTCTCGCCGAAATCGACATCCTCCGCGGTGAGCGCGAGGTCGTCGCGGAGACCGACGGTGCCAATCGACTCCGGGTCGTCTGGGAACAGGTGGCCATCGTGGAGAGTTTCTCGAAGAAGAGCCTCGAGCGGCGATTCGATCATGCTGCCGAAGTTCTCCGGAACTGCGCTCCTCTCGATAGCGGTCGCGTCTGCTATCTCCGCTGTGATCTCCGAGATGGCGGCTGTTGTTACTGACTCGACGAACCCCTGTGGCGTCTGTTCGACGTACAAGAACGTATGCGAGCTGTCGTCGACTGTGAGAGCAACTGATCGAGTCGAAACGGCGTCAGACCACTGCTCTCTGAGCCCCGACTCGACGTTCTTCTCTACGACACCCATTAGATCGAGGACCGTCTCCTCGCCCAATTCCGACTCGACCCCGTCGACGATTGATGCTACTCTGTAGCTTAGACTCCGGAATTCGTGACGAGCGACCAGATCCGCCACGAGCGCACCCTCGTCCACACTCTCCGGAACCCACATCTCCACCTCGCGCCGCCCAGTCTCACCCTCACTTTCGTACTCCAGCGTGATCTCCGCAGACTCCGCGCCGGCGGCGATCAGCGACTCCACGCGCTCGCTGTGGCGCTCGATCCGCGTCGGATCGATTCCGATCTCGGTCGCCTCCAGCAGCGAGGTCTTCCCAGAGTTGTTCCGGCCCGTCAGGACCGTCACCTGGCCGGGGTCGAACGCCAGCGAGGAGACGCCCTTGAAATCGGACACCTCGACGTGGGTCAGCTTCACGGCTGTTGTTCGGTACTCCGTCGTCGCACAGTGTAAACCTCGGCCCACGAGCGGAGGCAACGCGGCGAAACGGCAGTCACTCCCCGGCGCACTCGCTCGCCAGCCGCCCCAACACCGGAATCTCCTCCAACC belongs to Halobaculum sp. MBLA0143 and includes:
- the proS gene encoding proline--tRNA ligase — protein: MSETDGSDAQELGITESKEHATGEWYAEVVRKANLVSYGPDNMSGFVVTRPRGYALWERLQAHLDGMFKQTGVQNAYFPMFIPESYLEREKDIVEGFDPEVAWVDEAGTEELEERLAVRPTSESIINPYLSQWVRSHRDLPMRVNQWCSVVRWEATETKPFFRTKEFLWQEGHTAHATEADAWDETTTRQDQYESLYEDVLAMPVLRGQKPDHDKFPGADTTTTVEALMPDGKSVQGGTSHYLGTSFAEAFDITYADEDEAEKTAHTTSWGLSWRALGALVMTHADDQGLVLPPTIAPEQVVIVPIWQADTKDEVLSYAEGLADDLDEAGVRVELDDRDTRNPGFKYNEWELKGVPLRLEVGPNEVADDEVTAVHRPDGETVTLDRDGVHDEVESQLDEVYAKLYADAEETLDDGVREAESRDEILGTIGRHGGYVRAPWCGEEACEAEIKDQIAAEIVMVPFPEDDDRHGGSEDDCAVCGEEAVRTAYYAKTY
- a CDS encoding class I SAM-dependent methyltransferase, whose translation is MSVREEFDAWAADGRDRGMEERHWHTARDVLAAMPVEDGDRVLDLGTGSGYALRALADTHELSHGVGLDGAPEMAGNARSYNQSEGAETLSVTVGEFGSLPLADDSVDHVFSMEAFYYSSDPVKTLRELRRVLVPGGTVHIAVNYYEENVHSHDWQENIDVEMTRWSGPEYREAFREAGLHVASQRNVPDRETEIPATEAFPTDNWDTREAMVERYREFGTLVTVGVAP
- the hisB gene encoding imidazoleglycerol-phosphate dehydratase HisB — translated: MTDDDTPAPRTASVLRETAETEIEVDLTVDGDGDADVSTGIGFFDHMLDSFARHGLFDLRVECDGDLEIDDHHTVEDVAITLGDAFDEALDDRVGVRRFADRRVPLDEAVASVVVDLSGRPHVEFRGEFSQPTVGELTSDMARHFARSLATNARVTLHAEIERGENAHHEVEALFKALARTLDDATRRDPRRSNAPSTKGTL
- the hisA gene encoding 1-(5-phosphoribosyl)-5-[(5-phosphoribosylamino)methylideneamino]imidazole-4-carboxamide isomerase is translated as MHFPEFEVIPAVDVKDGETVQLVGGDPETGTAYGDPAETARRWIDAGAETLHLVDLDGAFTGERVNDTALDRIVDAVGDDVSLQVGGGIRTADEAVALVDAGVDRVILGTAAVETPEIVGEIDDRRAGTVTVSLDARDDEVVVSGWTETTGLDPAEAAARYEDRGAGAILFTDVDVEGQLAGVNTDAVRAVTEAVEIPVIASGGVASVDDVVALRDAGAAAVVVGTALYEEQFTLSEARAALE
- a CDS encoding N-acetyltransferase family protein, translated to MEIRPARRGDAERIAAVARETWHAAYGDVLSAGAIDATVDEWYAPASLRAAIDRETGSFVVAEADDETADEVVGYLQADYRESVGNVVVSRVYVLPDYWGEGVGTAMLERVATEFHEAGYERVSAVVLADNELGRVFYDARTFEEVGRQTTTLGGEEYDELIVAADLAELADTHERAG
- a CDS encoding AAA family ATPase — protein: MKLTHVEVSDFKGVSSLAFDPGQVTVLTGRNNSGKTSLLEATEIGIDPTRIERHSERVESLIAAGAESAEITLEYESEGETGRREVEMWVPESVDEGALVADLVARHEFRSLSYRVASIVDGVESELGEETVLDLMGVVEKNVESGLREQWSDAVSTRSVALTVDDSSHTFLYVEQTPQGFVESVTTAAISEITAEIADATAIERSAVPENFGSMIESPLEALLRETLHDGHLFPDDPESIGTVGLRDDLALTAEDVDFGENGAAVRLSDIEEYLIDNGLVDNLDTLSLDQMVYEEDGEKYQVPYEFTGEGFKTLVGLLWELWADTPELLLLEEPETNMHPRYIHEFVHWFVDVVRDRDVQVFLTTHDIDAIRSFFDFVEPSQKAFLREEFRLVQMDRTLPESYDYDEAESLSKEMQTDLRGM